The Deltaproteobacteria bacterium genome includes a region encoding these proteins:
- a CDS encoding amidohydrolase family protein, protein MKRSRHNNPAPRRGIARSATSAAKLRAQLGHPVIDADGHVIETAPVFMPFFEEYVTKIAGADMVKRFRAVGGMDFDEMVLRPWSRLSWDERRAAWATRPSWWSLPAANTLDRVTSHLPRLLWERLDDLGIDFAVLYGSRTLTTTAIKDDEVRRVACRALNAFNAEVYRPYADRMTPAAHIPMHTPEEAIAELEHAVQGLGFKAIMINGLIHRPIGSPVTTGDARLPNWGSGSGERLDCLGLDSAFDYDPFWRRCVELRVVPASHTPGMGWGSRRSVSSYMANHIGSFGASMEAQCRSLFMGGVTHRFPQLAFGLLEGGVSWACQLYADLLGHWEKRNNKSIHHLDPARIDTALVAKLFADYGDASFHASVPGLMEAFTKLEPEPPLLDEWEACGIRRERDIRDKFVPSFYFGCEADDPGVALAFDTRANPLGAKLNAMFSSDLGHWDVPDMTGILPEAYELVEHERIDERAFADFVFGNPVRFYTRLNPDFFKGTRVEAEVAKLLAADGSKSSRARRAASRSPRRRTK, encoded by the coding sequence GTGAAGCGCTCTCGCCATAACAACCCCGCTCCCCGCCGCGGCATCGCGCGGAGCGCCACCTCGGCGGCGAAGCTGCGTGCGCAGCTAGGGCATCCCGTGATCGATGCGGATGGGCACGTGATCGAGACCGCGCCCGTGTTCATGCCGTTCTTCGAGGAGTACGTCACGAAGATCGCGGGCGCGGACATGGTGAAGCGTTTCCGCGCGGTCGGCGGCATGGACTTCGACGAGATGGTGCTGCGGCCGTGGAGCCGGCTCTCGTGGGACGAGCGGCGCGCGGCGTGGGCGACGCGGCCGTCGTGGTGGTCGCTGCCCGCGGCGAACACGCTGGACCGCGTCACGTCGCACTTGCCGCGCTTGTTATGGGAGCGGCTCGACGATCTCGGCATCGACTTCGCCGTGCTCTACGGCAGCCGCACGCTCACCACGACCGCGATCAAGGACGACGAGGTGCGCCGCGTCGCGTGCCGCGCCCTCAACGCCTTCAACGCGGAGGTCTACCGGCCGTACGCGGATCGCATGACGCCGGCCGCGCACATCCCGATGCACACGCCGGAAGAAGCGATCGCGGAGCTGGAGCACGCGGTTCAGGGGCTCGGCTTCAAGGCGATCATGATCAACGGCCTGATCCACCGGCCGATCGGCTCTCCCGTAACAACTGGCGATGCGCGTCTCCCGAACTGGGGCTCGGGCTCCGGCGAGCGGCTCGATTGCCTCGGACTCGACAGCGCGTTCGACTACGACCCGTTCTGGCGCCGCTGCGTCGAGCTGCGCGTCGTGCCCGCGTCGCACACGCCGGGGATGGGCTGGGGCAGCCGGCGCAGCGTCTCGAGCTACATGGCGAACCACATCGGCTCGTTCGGCGCGAGCATGGAGGCGCAGTGCCGCTCGCTGTTCATGGGCGGCGTCACGCACCGCTTCCCGCAGCTCGCCTTCGGCCTGCTCGAAGGCGGCGTTTCGTGGGCGTGTCAGCTCTACGCCGATCTCCTCGGGCACTGGGAGAAGCGCAATAACAAGTCCATCCACCACCTCGATCCCGCGCGCATCGACACCGCGCTCGTGGCGAAGCTGTTCGCGGATTACGGCGATGCGAGCTTCCACGCGAGCGTGCCGGGGCTGATGGAGGCGTTCACGAAGCTCGAGCCCGAGCCGCCGCTGCTCGACGAGTGGGAGGCGTGCGGCATCCGCCGCGAGCGCGACATCCGCGACAAGTTCGTGCCGAGCTTCTACTTCGGCTGCGAGGCCGACGACCCCGGCGTCGCGCTCGCGTTCGACACCCGCGCGAACCCGCTCGGCGCGAAGCTGAACGCGATGTTCAGCAGCGACCTCGGGCATTGGGACGTGCCCGACATGACGGGCATCCTGCCCGAGGCCTACGAGCTCGTGGAGCACGAGCGGATCGACGAGCGCGCGTTCGCCGACTTCGTGTTCGGCAACCCCGTGCGCTTCTACACGCGGCTGAATCCGGACTTCTTCAAGGGCACGCGCGTGGAGGCAGAGGTGGCGAAGCTGCTCGCCGCCGATGGATCCAAGTCCTCGCGAGCACGACGCGCGGCAAGTCGAAGCCCTCGGAGGCGAACGAAATGA
- a CDS encoding SDR family NAD(P)-dependent oxidoreductase, with translation MTTVAIVTGASRGIGKGCALELGALGATVYVTGRSTKQGAHPLGGTVAETAEAVTSAGGRGIAIACDHRDDAQVRRLFKQVESEQGRLDVLVNNAFLIPKELTSGKPFWEVPLSNWDDMVDVGTRSAYVASWFAAKLMAPARRGLIANISSSGAREYAWHVAYGVGKCALDRLTADTAHELRPHGVAVVSLWPGLVLTERLASAARSAPKASGVDAGAAQAAMPKLDFSGAESQRFTGRAVAALARDPDVMRWSGRALASRDLADAYGFTDVDGRLPKGPLHDRPKGT, from the coding sequence ATGACCACCGTCGCAATCGTCACCGGCGCCTCGCGCGGCATCGGCAAGGGCTGCGCGCTCGAGCTGGGCGCGCTCGGCGCCACGGTGTACGTCACCGGGCGCAGCACGAAGCAGGGCGCGCACCCGCTCGGCGGCACGGTCGCGGAGACCGCGGAGGCCGTAACGAGTGCGGGCGGGCGCGGCATCGCGATCGCGTGCGACCACCGCGACGACGCGCAGGTGCGGCGGCTGTTCAAGCAAGTCGAGTCGGAGCAGGGGCGCCTCGACGTGCTCGTGAACAACGCGTTCCTGATTCCGAAGGAGCTGACGAGCGGGAAGCCGTTCTGGGAAGTGCCGCTCTCGAACTGGGACGACATGGTCGACGTGGGCACGCGCTCCGCGTACGTCGCGAGCTGGTTCGCGGCCAAGCTGATGGCGCCGGCGAGGCGCGGCCTGATCGCGAACATCTCCTCCTCCGGCGCGCGCGAGTACGCGTGGCACGTGGCGTACGGCGTGGGCAAGTGCGCGCTCGATCGCCTCACCGCCGACACCGCGCACGAGTTGCGCCCGCACGGCGTCGCCGTGGTGTCACTGTGGCCGGGGCTCGTGCTGACCGAGCGGCTGGCAAGCGCAGCGCGCAGCGCGCCGAAGGCGAGCGGAGTCGATGCGGGAGCCGCGCAGGCCGCGATGCCGAAGCTCGATTTCAGCGGCGCCGAGTCGCAACGCTTCACGGGACGCGCAGTCGCGGCGCTCGCGCGCGACCCGGACGTGATGCGCTGGAGCGGGCGCGCACTCGCCTCGCGCGATCTGGCGGACGCCTACGGCTTCACCGACGTCGACGGCCGGCTGCCGAAGGGGCCGCTGCACGATCGCCCGAAGGGCACGTAG
- a CDS encoding IPT/TIG domain-containing protein produces the protein MHAIRQSLGLGGAIFLSAAALAQAPAAPAPFVSWAPLGAYEQAALAEQSALRVAVPTSERVVEIGFAPRTIAASDYGAEVVDTRGMRRGARAPRVTTYTGRVENGGARDFAKLAYSAEDGALEGLLRIDGRFYELAANLAQGDWLIDVREVDEARIAALARACGVTRESTLSAPLGSMTASTTAAATALDEIELATEADALMVQQHGGVSAANARILSFVNMMNGIYETDLGLTNCVVHQRAHASADPYTTTDAGNLLTAFGTNFRTNVAARYDNALLFSGRNLDGSTVGIAWVSATCSNYAFGVVQVLGMSDFEAMLIASHELGHNLGADHTSDGIMTPSLSGASYFNAVSQSEVAQYASRVSCLAPAAGSGSNAAPELDPIGPQLVSEGQALVLQLSASDADGDALQFSAAPLPPGASLSAAGEFRWTPARTFAGCGATTTATIQFAVSDGQATATESVPISVADAATNAPPALDDPLDRSVYVGRPVAIQLLATDADGDSVSFSSPNLPAGATLSANGAFAWTPTSAQAVLTRLDFDARDCTGLTSRASVDIDVCAQPAPHLSALSKTTGWYGEQVTISGTALAGDDVVVTFRNKRAAIVSANDSAVTVIVPKVKKKYRKRGALPVTLSRDGVRADNTLAFDYVSP, from the coding sequence GTGCACGCAATTCGCCAGTCGCTCGGCCTCGGCGGCGCGATCTTCCTCTCCGCAGCCGCGCTCGCGCAGGCGCCCGCGGCGCCGGCGCCCTTCGTGAGCTGGGCGCCGCTGGGCGCGTACGAGCAGGCCGCGCTCGCGGAGCAGAGCGCGTTGCGCGTCGCGGTGCCGACTTCGGAGCGCGTCGTGGAGATCGGCTTCGCGCCGCGCACGATCGCGGCGAGCGACTACGGCGCGGAGGTGGTCGACACGCGCGGGATGCGGCGCGGCGCACGTGCACCGCGCGTCACCACGTACACGGGCCGCGTCGAGAACGGCGGCGCGCGCGACTTCGCGAAGCTCGCCTACTCGGCGGAGGACGGCGCCCTCGAGGGCTTGCTGCGGATCGACGGCCGCTTCTACGAGCTGGCCGCGAACCTCGCGCAGGGCGATTGGCTGATCGACGTGCGCGAAGTCGACGAGGCGCGCATCGCGGCGCTGGCACGCGCGTGCGGCGTGACCCGTGAGAGCACGCTGTCGGCGCCGCTCGGCTCGATGACCGCTTCGACGACCGCCGCGGCCACCGCGCTGGACGAGATCGAGCTCGCGACCGAAGCCGACGCGCTGATGGTTCAGCAGCACGGCGGCGTCTCCGCAGCGAACGCGCGCATTCTCTCGTTCGTGAACATGATGAACGGGATCTACGAGACCGACTTGGGTCTCACGAACTGCGTCGTCCATCAGCGTGCCCACGCGAGCGCCGACCCGTACACGACGACGGACGCCGGCAATCTGCTGACCGCCTTCGGCACGAACTTCCGCACCAACGTCGCCGCGCGCTACGACAACGCGCTGCTCTTCAGCGGGCGCAACCTCGATGGCAGCACGGTCGGCATCGCGTGGGTGTCGGCGACCTGCTCGAACTACGCCTTCGGCGTCGTCCAGGTGCTCGGGATGAGCGACTTCGAGGCGATGCTCATCGCCTCGCACGAGCTCGGACACAACCTCGGCGCGGATCACACGAGCGACGGCATCATGACGCCATCGCTGTCCGGCGCGAGCTACTTCAACGCGGTCAGCCAGAGCGAGGTGGCGCAGTACGCGAGCCGAGTGAGCTGCCTCGCGCCGGCGGCGGGCTCGGGCTCGAACGCCGCGCCCGAGCTCGATCCGATCGGGCCTCAGCTCGTGAGCGAGGGGCAGGCGCTCGTGCTGCAGCTGAGCGCGAGCGACGCCGACGGCGACGCGCTCCAGTTCTCCGCGGCGCCGCTGCCGCCGGGCGCGTCGCTCAGCGCAGCGGGCGAGTTTCGCTGGACGCCCGCGCGCACGTTCGCGGGCTGCGGCGCGACGACGACGGCGACGATTCAGTTCGCGGTGAGCGACGGCCAAGCGACCGCGACAGAGTCGGTGCCGATCAGCGTTGCCGACGCGGCGACGAACGCGCCGCCCGCGCTCGACGACCCGCTCGATCGCAGCGTCTACGTGGGCCGCCCCGTCGCGATCCAGCTGCTCGCGACCGACGCCGACGGCGACAGCGTGAGCTTCTCGTCGCCGAATCTCCCTGCCGGCGCTACGCTGAGCGCGAACGGCGCCTTCGCGTGGACGCCGACTTCCGCGCAGGCCGTCCTCACGCGCCTCGACTTCGACGCGCGCGACTGCACAGGGCTCACTTCGCGCGCGAGCGTCGACATCGACGTCTGCGCCCAGCCCGCTCCGCATCTCTCGGCGCTGTCGAAGACGACGGGCTGGTACGGCGAACAGGTGACGATCAGCGGAACGGCGCTCGCGGGCGACGACGTCGTCGTGACCTTCAGGAACAAGCGCGCGGCGATCGTGAGTGCGAACGACAGCGCGGTCACCGTGATCGTGCCGAAGGTGAAGAAGAAGTATCGAAAGCGCGGCGCGCTGCCGGTGACGCTCTCACGCGACGGCGTGCGCGCGGACAACACTCTCGCGTTCGACTACGTGAGTCCGTGA
- a CDS encoding nuclear transport factor 2 family protein, which yields MGDALAVVREFWRIQDEGDYTKLVPLFSEDAVLEDPVFGTFRGREAIGAFMTKMVSEMRARKTRFRAVELAGDGEVAWAQWIAETPAGKIHGVGVYRARGGKMTYYRDYMNAPAPKR from the coding sequence ATGGGTGATGCACTCGCCGTCGTACGCGAGTTCTGGCGCATTCAGGACGAGGGGGACTACACGAAGCTCGTTCCGCTGTTCTCAGAAGACGCGGTCCTCGAAGACCCGGTCTTCGGGACCTTTCGGGGACGCGAGGCGATCGGCGCGTTCATGACCAAGATGGTGAGCGAGATGCGCGCGCGGAAGACGCGCTTCCGCGCCGTCGAGCTTGCGGGCGACGGCGAGGTCGCCTGGGCGCAGTGGATCGCGGAGACACCGGCCGGAAAGATTCACGGCGTGGGCGTGTACAGAGCTCGCGGCGGGAAGATGACGTACTACCGCGACTACATGAACGCGCCCGCACCGAAGCGCTGA
- a CDS encoding penicillin acylase family protein — MLKRLARIAFSLAIVAALVIAWALWPAGADFDPAPLLAAAKQYEARIARDAYGVPHIRGARDADVAYGLAWAHCEDDFRTIQEVALATRGKLASANGLAAAPIDYLAQLLGAYADVVARYERDVPADVKALAEGYAAGVNHYAAAHPGETLRGLFPLTGADIVAGFAFKTPFFYGLDRTFMSLFGDEPPQQRGAASLLTGPYAIGSNAIAVAPQRSADGATRLLVNSHQPYTGPVAWYEVRVQSDAGWEMTGGVFPGSPVVLHGTGPALGWANTVNLPDLADVYRLEIDPENERRYRLDGAWRELEVGEAEIEVKLLGRLHFTSRRETLRSAHGPVVRVKHGTYAVRFAGMGELRQLEQLYRQNRARTFEEWQAAMRIFASPSINYVYADREGNIAYVYNARLPKRAPGFDWRAILPGDRSELIWREEIAWDALPRVINPRAGFVLNMNHTPFRATADGENPRPEDFAPEAGIETYMTNRGLRGLELLGADESISADEFRAYKYDKRYSRESEAQQVVSGLLAAIPEGDAELGEAREILARWQLTTEGDDTSAALAIATTLPISMARRRGEVPPEPLAALREAMRALRTHHGRLDPPWREVNRIRRGPHDIGMSGGPDVLRAVETDRLGDDGRFSAQTGDTLILFSTWDASGEQTIETIHQFGSATLDEASPHYADQLALFAQEQTKRVPLTEAELLAAGAKTYRPGEPRP; from the coding sequence ATGCTGAAGCGGCTCGCACGCATCGCGTTCTCGCTCGCAATCGTCGCCGCGCTCGTCATCGCGTGGGCGCTGTGGCCTGCGGGCGCCGACTTCGATCCCGCGCCGCTGCTCGCTGCGGCGAAGCAGTACGAGGCGCGCATCGCGCGCGATGCGTACGGCGTGCCGCACATTCGCGGCGCCCGCGACGCCGATGTCGCGTACGGGCTCGCGTGGGCGCACTGCGAGGATGACTTCCGCACGATCCAGGAGGTCGCGCTCGCGACGCGCGGCAAGCTCGCGAGCGCGAACGGTCTCGCTGCTGCGCCGATCGACTACCTCGCGCAGCTGTTAGGCGCGTACGCGGACGTCGTCGCGCGCTACGAGCGCGACGTGCCTGCCGACGTGAAGGCGCTCGCAGAGGGCTACGCGGCCGGCGTGAATCACTACGCGGCGGCGCATCCGGGCGAGACGCTGCGCGGGCTGTTTCCCCTGACAGGCGCGGACATCGTGGCGGGCTTCGCGTTCAAGACGCCGTTCTTCTACGGCCTCGATCGCACGTTCATGTCGCTGTTCGGCGACGAGCCGCCGCAGCAGCGCGGCGCGGCGAGCCTCCTCACCGGCCCGTACGCGATCGGCTCGAATGCGATCGCGGTGGCGCCGCAGCGTTCCGCCGACGGCGCGACGCGGCTGCTCGTGAACTCGCATCAGCCCTACACGGGGCCCGTCGCGTGGTACGAGGTGCGCGTGCAGAGCGACGCGGGCTGGGAGATGACCGGCGGCGTCTTCCCCGGTTCGCCGGTCGTGCTGCACGGCACGGGGCCGGCGCTCGGCTGGGCGAACACGGTCAACCTGCCCGACCTCGCCGACGTGTATCGCCTCGAGATCGATCCCGAGAACGAGCGCCGCTACCGGCTCGACGGCGCGTGGCGCGAGCTCGAAGTCGGCGAGGCCGAGATCGAGGTGAAGCTGTTAGGGCGGCTGCACTTCACTTCGCGCCGCGAGACGCTGCGCAGCGCGCACGGCCCGGTCGTGCGCGTGAAGCACGGCACGTACGCGGTGCGTTTCGCCGGCATGGGCGAGCTGCGGCAGCTCGAGCAGCTCTACCGCCAGAACCGCGCGCGCACGTTCGAGGAATGGCAGGCCGCGATGCGCATCTTCGCGTCGCCCTCGATCAACTACGTCTACGCCGATCGCGAAGGCAACATCGCGTACGTGTACAACGCGCGGCTGCCGAAGCGCGCGCCCGGCTTCGACTGGCGCGCGATCCTGCCCGGCGATCGCAGCGAGTTGATCTGGCGCGAGGAGATCGCGTGGGACGCGCTGCCGCGCGTGATCAATCCGCGCGCGGGCTTCGTGCTGAACATGAACCACACCCCGTTCCGTGCGACCGCGGACGGCGAGAACCCCCGGCCGGAAGACTTCGCGCCGGAGGCCGGCATCGAGACGTACATGACCAACCGCGGCTTGCGCGGGCTCGAGCTGTTAGGCGCCGACGAGTCGATCTCCGCCGACGAGTTCCGCGCCTACAAGTACGACAAGCGCTACTCGCGCGAGAGCGAGGCCCAGCAGGTCGTGAGCGGGCTGCTCGCAGCGATTCCCGAGGGCGACGCGGAGCTCGGCGAGGCGCGCGAGATCCTCGCGCGCTGGCAGCTCACGACCGAGGGCGACGACACGAGCGCTGCGCTCGCGATCGCGACGACGCTGCCGATCTCGATGGCGCGTCGCCGCGGCGAAGTGCCGCCCGAGCCGCTCGCCGCGCTGCGTGAAGCGATGCGCGCGCTGCGCACGCATCACGGCAGGCTCGATCCGCCCTGGCGCGAGGTGAACCGCATTCGCCGCGGACCGCACGACATCGGCATGAGCGGCGGCCCGGACGTGCTGCGCGCGGTCGAGACCGATCGCCTCGGCGATGACGGCCGCTTCAGCGCGCAGACCGGCGACACGCTGATCCTGTTCTCGACCTGGGACGCGAGCGGCGAGCAGACGATCGAGACGATCCACCAGTTCGGCAGCGCGACGCTCGACGAGGCTTCGCCTCACTACGCGGACCAGCTCGCGCTCTTCGCGCAGGAGCAGACGAAGCGCGTGCCGCTGACGGAAGCGGAGCTGCTCGCGGCGGGCGCGAAGACCTACCGGCCCGGTGAACCACGTCCGTAG